One region of Arthrobacter sp. StoSoilB22 genomic DNA includes:
- the yvcK gene encoding uridine diphosphate-N-acetylglucosamine-binding protein YvcK, which yields MGVLTGPLPLIPPKGVPGSQQKKSPSVVALGGGHGLAASLSALRLLTSELTAIVTVADDGGSSGRLREEYGVLPPGDLRMALSALCDDTDWGRTWRDVMQHRFEAGSAKGGSLDNHAMGNLLIVTLWELLGDTVAGLKWAGALLGARGQVLPMSSVPLTIEGKARVELPDGGNELRTVRGQAKCAVAGKLEEVRLLPDAAPACVEALTAIELADWVILGPGSWYTSVLPHLLLPELRRALGDTAAKRCLTMNLDVETKETSGMTAADHLDVLRRYAPEFTVDVVLADPSAVQDLKAFEKAAAMIGAEVVLGRVGASRRRPVHDPLLLAAAYHDIFGNS from the coding sequence GTGGGGGTCCTGACGGGACCGCTGCCACTCATTCCGCCCAAGGGCGTTCCCGGCAGCCAACAGAAGAAAAGCCCCTCCGTGGTCGCCCTGGGTGGCGGTCACGGACTGGCCGCTTCGTTGTCCGCCCTGCGGCTGCTCACCTCTGAGCTGACGGCAATCGTCACAGTCGCGGACGACGGCGGCAGTTCCGGGCGTCTGCGTGAGGAGTACGGTGTCCTTCCGCCCGGAGACCTTCGGATGGCGCTCAGCGCCCTTTGCGACGATACGGACTGGGGGCGGACGTGGCGGGACGTCATGCAACACCGCTTCGAAGCCGGTTCGGCTAAAGGCGGTTCGCTGGATAACCACGCCATGGGCAACCTCCTGATCGTCACGTTATGGGAGCTGCTGGGGGACACTGTTGCCGGCCTCAAGTGGGCGGGAGCGCTGCTTGGCGCCCGCGGCCAGGTCCTGCCCATGTCCAGCGTTCCCCTCACCATTGAGGGCAAGGCCCGCGTGGAGTTGCCCGATGGCGGCAATGAACTAAGGACGGTTCGGGGACAGGCGAAATGTGCCGTGGCAGGAAAGCTGGAAGAAGTCAGGCTCCTTCCCGATGCCGCCCCGGCCTGCGTGGAGGCTCTCACTGCTATCGAGCTTGCTGATTGGGTCATCCTCGGCCCCGGCTCCTGGTACACCTCGGTTCTGCCGCACTTGCTGCTGCCTGAGCTGCGGCGGGCCCTCGGTGACACCGCCGCCAAACGCTGCCTCACCATGAACCTGGATGTGGAAACCAAGGAAACTTCCGGCATGACCGCAGCGGACCACTTGGACGTTCTACGCCGCTATGCGCCTGAGTTCACAGTGGACGTGGTCCTGGCCGATCCCTCAGCCGTGCAGGATCTCAAGGCTTTTGAGAAGGCCGCTGCAATGATCGGTGCCGAAGTGGTGTTGGGTAGAGTAGGTGCGTCGAGGCGCCGCCCCGTCCATGATCCACTGCTGTTGGCAGCGGCGTACCACGATATTTTCGGGAACAGTTAG